Proteins co-encoded in one Arachis stenosperma cultivar V10309 chromosome 7, arast.V10309.gnm1.PFL2, whole genome shotgun sequence genomic window:
- the LOC130940940 gene encoding mitogen-activated protein kinase 19-like encodes MQPDQLKKDMKELDFFTDYGDANRYKILEVIGKGSYGVVCAAIDTHTGGKVAIKKINDVFEHISDAIRILREVKLLRLLRHPDIVDIKRIMLPPSKRDFKDIYVVFELMESDLHQVIKANDDLTREHHQFFLYQMLRALKYMHTANVYHRDLKPKNILANANCKLKICDFGLARVAFNDEPTAIFWTDYVATRWYRAPELCGSFSSKYTPAIDIWGIGCIFAEVLTGKPLFPGKSVVHQLDLITDLLGTPSPEVIAGVRNEKARKYLTEMRKKPPVPFEKKFPNADPLALRLLQRLLAFDPKERPTAQEALADPFFKGLAKVEREPSCQPISKLEFEFERRRLNREDVRELLYREILEYHPQLLKDYMNGMEGTNFVYPSAIDHLRKQFAYLEENHGKSGPVIPPERKHASLPRSTVHSSTFTPSAQPSFPPNENKQIAEDASKISRAAGESNSTSHIIRPSRPPPKVPTAKPGRAVGTTVSYYDSGRNMKDNYDPKMFYRNTLPQAVSPHCFQRMCPTNPKTPSEAYKDVSQGKHQLPSQQGNVPARLAIDLNTNPYYQHGKSDHVSAIDAKLIQAQSQFGAVGAAAVAVAAHRHSGCF; translated from the exons ATGCAGCCAGATCAGCTCAAGAAG GACATGAAAGAGTTGGACTTCTTCACCGACTATGGGGATGCCAACAGATACAAGATTCTTGAAGTTATAGGGAAGGGTAGCTATGGAGTTGTCTGTGCAGCAATTGACACACACACTGGGGGGAAAGTTGCAATAAAGAAGATTAATGATGTTTTTGAGCATATATCCGATGCCATTAGAATCCTGCGCGAGGTCAAGTTGCTAAGACTTTTAAGACACCCTGATATTGTTGATATTAAGCGGATCATGTTGCCACCTTCAAAGAGAGATTTTAAAGATATTTATGTGGTCTTTGAGCTCATGGAGTCTGATCTCCATCAAGTCATCAAAGCTAATGATGACTTGACCCGCGAACACCATCAGTTTTTTCTTTATCAGATGCTACGTGCTTTGAAGTATATGCATACAG CAAATGTGTATCACAGAGACCTTAAGCCCAAGAACATACTGGCTAATGCAAACTGCAAGCTCAAAATTTGTGATTTTGGACTTGCCAGAGTTGCATTCAATGATGAACCAACTGCAATATTTTGGACG GATTATGTTGCTACTAGATGGTACAGAGCCCCTGAGCTGTGTGGATCGTTCTCATCTAAG TATACACCAGCGATTGATATATGGGGCATAGGATGCATTTTTGCTGAGGTGCTAACAGGAAAACCGTTGTTCCCTGGCAAAAGTGTTGTGCATCAATTAGATTTGATTACTGATCTTCTTGGGACACCATCACCCGAAGTTATTGCAGGA GTTCGAAATGAGAAGGCAAGGAAGTACCTCACAGAAATGCGGAAGAAACCTCCTGTGccatttgaaaagaaatttccAAATGCTGATCCATTGGCACTTCGCCTACTGCAAAGGCTTTTAGCATTTGATCCAAAGGAGCGGCCAACTGCCCAAGAG GCACTAGCTGATCCTTTCTTCAAGGGTTTGGCCAAAGTTGAGAGAGAGCCTTCATGTCAGCCAATTTCAAAATTGGAATTTGAGTTTGAGAGGAGAAGATTGAATAGGGAGGATGTTAGAGAACTACTATATCGAGAGATTCTGGAGTATCATCCTCAGCTTCTCAAAGATTACATGAATGGAATGGAAGGGACAAATTTCGTCTATCCTAG TGCCATAGATCATTTGAGGAAGCAATTTGCTTATCTTGAGGAAAACCATGGTAAAAGTGGCCCTGTGATTCCTCCGGAGAGGAAGCATGCTTCCCTTCCAAG GTCCACGGTACATTCTAGTACATTTACTCCCAGTGCCCAGCCATCATTCCCTCCGAATGAGAACAAGCAAATTGCAGAAGATGCATCTAAGATTTCGAGAGCTGCCGGAGAATCTAATTCAACCAGTCATATAATAAGGCCTTCGAGACCTCCACCAAAGGTGCCAACAG CAAAACCGGGTAGAGCTGTAGGGACGACGGTTTCGTACTATGATAGTGGGAGAAACATGAAAGACAATTATGACCCGAAGATGTTCTACCGAAATACTCTTCCTCAAGCAGTCTCTCCACACTGTTTCCAAAGGATGTGCCCTACAAACCCCAAAACGCCATCGGAGGCATACAAGGATGTTTCACAAGGCAAACACCAACTTCCATCCCAGCAGGGTAATGTGCCAGCGAGACTGGCTATAGATCTTAATACCAACCCATACTACCAGCACGGGAAGAGTGATCATGTCTCTGCCATTGATGCTAAGTTGATTCAAGCACAATCTCAGTTTGGTGCAGTTGGTGCTGCCGCAGTAGCCGTGGCTGCACACAGGCACTCGGGGTGCTTTTAG